The window TGCCTTATTCAAGCGGGACGGTCGCCTGATGTACTGATGGCACGGCGGCCGGCATCCCTGGCGCCGGGTCGACGTAGCGTGCCGTCTCGCGCAGGGCGGTGGCGTTTGATCCGCAGGCGAATACCAGCACGTCGCCCGGCTGGCAGCGCGCCATCGCCGCCGCGAACGCATCGCTGACCGGCACGATGGCGTGCAGCAGGTGGTCGTCTTTCCCGGCGCGGCGCGCGCCATCGAGAATGGTGCGCGCCGTCTCACCGCTGGCGCGCCCGCGCGGATCGGCTTCGTACACGAACAGTTCATCGAAACCTTCGGCGCAGGTGTGCCCGATGTCGAGCAGGTCGGCCTCGCGCCGGTCGCCGGGGCAGGTGAGCACCGCGATGCGGCGCCCGCCGGAGAGCGACTGCGCCATCGACGCCATGGCCGCGTAGGCCGCCGGGTTGTGCGCATAGTCGACCACGATGGTCACGCCCTGCGCGCTGTAGATGTTCGAGCGCAGCGGATTGTTGTCGCGGTCCGACACAAAGGTGGACAGTGCCGCGCCAATCTGCGCAGGGGTAAAGTTCGCCCCCATCAGGGCGGCGGCGGCCGCCAGGGCGTTGGCGATGTTGTAGCGCGCGTGGCCGTGCAGGCTCGCCGGCATGCGTTCCGCGCGCAGCAGTTCCAGCCTGCGCAAGCCGTCGTCGAGGATCAGCGCATTGTCCTGGAACCAGGCGGCGCGTCCGCCGTTGTCGAGGTGGCGCAGCAGGACCGGGTTTTCCGGCTCCATGGAAAAGAAGATACGTTCCACATCCGCCGACACCTGGGCGCTCATCGCCACGCACAGCCGGTCGTCGGCGTTCAGGACCACCGCGCGCGAAGCGGCATTGGCCACCACCGCCTTGACCGCTGCCAGTTCGGCCACGGTTTCGACGCCGTCGAGCCCCAGATGGTCCGCCGAGACGTTGAGCACCACCGCCACCGCGCAGCGGTCGAACGCCAGGCCGCGCTTGAGGATGCCGCCGCGCGCCGTTTCCAGCACGGCGATATCGACGCTCGGCGTGGTGAGCAGGGTGCGCGCCGAATGGTAGCCGGCGCAGTCGCCATCGATGATCTGGTGGCCGTCGATGAACACGCCCTCGGTGGTGGTCACGCCGGTGCGCAGGCCGGCCAGGCGGGCCGCATGCGCGATCATCAGCGAGGTCGTGGTCTTGCCGTTGGTGCCGGTGACGGCGATGACGGGAATGCGGCCGTCGCTCTCGCCGAACATCGCCTCGACGATGGACTCGCCGGCATTGCGGGCCTGGCCCTGGCTTGGGTATTCGTGCATGCGGATGCCGGGCGCGGCGTTCACTTCGATCAGGGCGCCGCGCTGGCCGCGCAGGCACAGCGAAATATCGCTGCAGATCACGTCGATGCCGGCGACGTCCAGGCCGATGATCTGCGCGGCGCGGATGCACATTTCGCGCGTGGATGGATGCACGCGGTCGGTGACGTCTTCGGCGGTGCCGCCGGTCGACAGATTGGCGTTGCCGCGCAACTGCACCTCGACGCCGTTCGGCACAACCGAATCGAGCGTGTAGCCTTGCTCCGCCAGCAGTGCCAGCGCCAGTTCGTCGAGCCGAAGGCGCGTGAGGATGTTGGTGTGGCCGTCGCCGCGCGCCGGATTGCGGTTTTCAAGATCGACCAGTTCCTGCACGGTGGATGTGCCGTCGCCGGTGATGGAAGGCGGGCGGCGCAGCGAGGCGGCGGCGAGCTTGCCGCCGATGACCAGCAGGCGGTAGTCGCGCCCCTCGATGAAGCGTTCGACGATGACGCGGCGGCCATACTGGCGCGCGAAATCGAAGGCGGTACGGACCGTGCCGGCATCGGTGCATTGCGTGGTGACGCCTTTGCCCTGGTTGGCGTCGAGCGGCTTGACGGCGACGGGAAAGCGCAGACGCGTTGCCAGCGCCACCGCTTCATCGGATGTGCTCACCACACCGCCCCTGGGTACCGGAATGCCGCCCTGTTCGAGCAGGGTCTTGGTCAACTGCTTGTTGCTGGCGATACCGACCGCGATGGTGGAGGTGTCGCCGGTGACGGTTGCCTGCAGGCGCTTCTGGCGGCTGCCCCAGCCAAGCTGAAACAGATTGGCTTCGTCGGTCAGGCGTACCGCGGGAATGCCGCGCGCCTGCGCCGCGTTGACCACGGCAGCCGTGCTGGTGCCGATGGCGCCGCGTTCGGCCACTTCGTGAAGCGCTTCAAGACGCCCGCTCCAGTCTTGCGCTTCGCCGCGCGCCAGTGCCTGCACCACGTCGAGCGCCAGGGCCATCGCCTCGACGGCGACCTGCTCGCGCTGGTAAGCGACCACGATGCGCCAGTGCGTCTCATCGACTTTGCCGGTCAAGCCAAAGCTGACCGGCGTACCGGCCATGGTTTGCAGTTCCAGCGCCACTTGTTCGGCCGCGTGCGCCAACGTTGCATAGCTGCGCCGGCCGGCCATGCCGGGAAGTTGCGCAAGCAGCGCATCAGTAAAACCAGGGGCCATGCCAGACAGCTCGCCCGCATCGATAATGGTTTGCAGGCAGGTCAGCCGGGACCAGCGATTGGGGCCGCGCAGGACGCGCTGTTCGATGATGTTCATGATGTTTATGCGATGTTGGTAACGATTTTCAAAAAGTCGGACAAGGCCGCCGGCGTTGCGGTGTCGCCGGCCGCGCCGTAGCGCGAGCCGGACGGCAGCAGGTGAAGGCGCACGTCCACCATTTCAGGCACGCTGCGGTTGCGGATGTCAGCCACGTTCGACACCATGTGTCGGCCGTCGATGACGGTGACGGCGCCGGCGCCCAGGATCTCGATGCCGCCGCCGGCTTCGATCAGCAGGGCCGTGTCTTCGTCGATGCCCACGCCGAGCAGAAACGGGTTTTGCGCCACCACGGTGAGCAGCCGGGCGAGGCGCTGGCGCTGCGAGAAGTGCTGGTCGATCACCACGCGCTGCACGAAGCCGATGCCGGCGCCCAGGCTGACCGTGCCTTTTTCCGGATGCAGGTCGGCCTTGCCGTCGGCCAGCATGTGGGCCGACATGGCCGACGCGCCGGCGCTGGTGCCGGCGATGCAAGCCCCGCGCGCGAGGGCTGCGTGCAGGGCTTCGTCAAGCCCGGTTCCGCCGATCAGCGCCAGCAGTCGTTTCTGGTCGCCGCCGGTAATAAAAATGCCGTCCGCCTGCGCCACTTCGGCCGCCATGGCCGCATCGTTGGCCTCGGCGCGGCTGGCGATGTGCACCGGCTTGCGGCTGGTCACGTTCATGCCGCCGAATGCGGCGTCGTAGATGGCCCACATGCGCTCGGGCACGCGGCTGGCCGCCGTCAGTACCGCGATGCGCTTGTCCGGCCCACCGCACAGGGCGATGAAGCGCTCCAGGATCTGCATGTCGTCTTCGCGGTCTTCACTGCCGCCGATGATCAGGAGGCTGCCACGGCGCGGATCGGCATGCGCCGTCTCGCTCATGCGCTGCCGTCGGGCCGGGTGGCGCACAGCCACACCGCCGCGATCCGGTCCGCATAGGCATAGGGGGCTTCGTCGAGTTCTTCGCCGAACACGTCAGGGTCGATTTCGTCGTAGGTCCAGTGAAAACCGGCGGCGCGCAGGCGCGGTTCCACCGCCTGGCGGAACGGGTCGGCATTGGCCACGATGGCCGCGCCGGTGTACAGCATGAGCGTGCCGCCCGGGGCCAGGCGCTTGATGGCTTCGTCGACGATGGCCACCGACAGGCCGGCACCCAGGTCGCCGCCGCCATGGCGGTAGGCGCGCTGCTCGCGGTCGATCAGGTAGGGCGGGTTGGCGACGATCAGGTCGAACTGGCCGTCGACGCTCGACAGCAGGTTGCTGTCGACGGGCGTGAGGTTGGTCACGCCGGCGATGCGGGCGTTGATTTCGGTGAGCACCAGCGCGGCCGGGTTGATGTCGGCGGCGAACACGTGGGCGCCGGGATGGACCAGCGCAATCGTGATGGCGCCAGGCCCCGCGCCGCAGCCGATATCCGCCGCGCGCCTGACTGGCGCCATGCGCGCCCCCAGCGAGGCGCGCATGGCGCGCACGAAGCGGTAGGTGTCGGGGCCGAAGAACACGGCGTCGGCCGCAGTGGTCGGATAGGCCGAATGCAGGTATAGCTGTCCGTCCAGGGTGGAGGCGCGCAGCACGCTGCGCAGCATGCCGTTGTCGTGGTTGATCACCTCGGCGTCGTGCATCAGGTCGATCAGCGTGGCGTTGACCACGGCCGGCTTGAAGGCGCGGCTCCAGCCGAAAATGCCCGACAGGTCATGTGCCCAGCCGCTGGCCAGGCGCGCATTGACGCGGCTGTGCGTGAGCGGGGTGACGGTGGTGAAGGCGTAGCCGTGCTGCTTCAGGGCGCAGCCCAGCGCATGCAGCGCGGCCTTGCGTTCCTCGCCGGCGATGCCGATGGGCGGCGCCTGGTCGAGCCGGTGACCGTCGATGGAGATAATGGAGGCGCTCATGCTGTTCCTGTCGTTTTGGTTTTGTCGGTCAGCCGAGCAGGCGCACGAACATGCGCGTTGCCATCAGGCCGGTAGCGGTGTGGTGTCTGGATGGCGCCATGTGCGCCACCAGCAGTTTCATGGCGGCGCTGGTCGATGGCGCCAGCGCGACGGCTTGTTCAAGGCGGCGCAGCTGGTCGTTTTCGGCTTCGTGTTCGCCGGCATGGCCGGCGTACGGGTAGCGGATCAGGGCGCGCGCGCCGTGGGCTTTCGGCGGCGCGCTGCGGGCCGGGGCGAGCGCGCGCTGGCGGGCGCGAAACGAGGCCACGCGCGGCGCGTCGGTGGCGGGGCCGCCCGCCTGCGCCGGCGTAGCGATCCAGTCGGCCAGCACCTGCTGTTCGTAGCTTGAGAAAACGCCGAACATTTCGGCATGGTCGCCCTGCAGGAGGCTCCAGAAGCGGCTTTCCTGGGGCGCCGCGCCGCGTTTGATCCAGCCGGTGCTTTCAAAGGCGCGCAGCAGGCCGGGGATTTGTTCGGGATCGGCCAGCCAGGCGTTGATGGTTTTTCCGGCCACGCGGCAGTAGTCGCTGTGCATGTTCTGTCCGACCACGGCCTTGGCCGCGAGGATGCGCACCAGTTCTTGTTCCAGGTCGAAGGAGGCGATCACGGAGTTGGTGTTTTCGCCCAGTTCATTGAGCTTGTAGCCTTCTCGTACGCGGCGATAGAACTCGGCCGGATCGGCGGCGCGCGCCGCAATCCGTTGCAGTGCGTCGACCGCGTCACGCGCGTGCCCGGTCGAGCCATTGTCGACCGTGATGTGCAGCGTGAAGTAGTACGGGTCGATTCCGAGCTCGTTCAATTCGTAGGCGGTGATGAGCAGGTGCAGCGGCAGCTGTTCGTAGCCGAGGTTATAGCCGATCATCTCCGGCAGGAAGCTTTCGCCCGCATGCGCCAGCGCCAGCTGCAGCGCGCCCTGGGTGAAGTGGGCGCCACCGAGGTCGTCCCATTCGGCGCAGCCGTGGTTGTCGAGCAGGCGCTGGTACAGTACCACGTGGTTCTTGTCGGGCAGGCCGTCGCCCAGTTCCTCGACATAGGTCTTGACCAGGGGGCGGAAATCGTTTTCCTGCCAGCGCTGCAGGGCGCCGTACAGCCAGGCGCCGTCCACCAGCTTGGTCGGCGCCACGCAGCGCAGGAAATACAGCGCGTGCGACTTGCTGGTGAAGAAGCGGCGCGGGGCGCCATCGCGGCGGCTGGCCAGGTATTGCTGGTACTGGGTGCCGATGGCGGCGCTGCGCGGCGCGATCCAGTCGTTCAGGCCGGCCGCGGTGTCGGGCAGGTCGCATGGGTGGGACGCGGCGCGCGCCAGCTGGCCCACCAGGTAGGCCTGGGCGTCGGCGCCGGCAGGCGCATCGGGCTGCGAGAGGGTGTCGTACAGCGCACGGCAGCTGGTCGCGGCAGGCGCGCAACGGCGCGGAGCGATGACGGGTGGCGTGGCGAACGCGGTGCTTTGCATGTTGGACATGGGTGCGAGGTCTGGGTTTTTCAGAGAGGCCTCATTATCGCTGCCGCCCCGCGCGCCTCGTATCGGTGGTCAAGCTGTGCTTGTGTAAGACAACGATTACGCGAATTCCCGGATTATTGCCCGCGGCATGGCGCGGTTGCTGCACGTTGCCTGCTCGGTGTAGCTCACCGCGATCAGGCCGACGGCCACCGCCGGGTCGAACAGGTTGATGCCGCGCTGTAGCGCCTGCTCCAGCGGGGTGCCGGCCGCGATCCACTGGTACACGGTGAAGGCCAGCAGGTGGCGCACGATCTGCTCGCCGATGCCGGTGGCCGCCACGGCACCGTCGGGACCGGCATAAAAGCCGCTGCCGATGATGGGCGTGTCGCCGACGCGGCCGAGCAGGGAAGGGGCCGAGCCGCCGGTCGAGCTTGCCACGGCGAAGTGTCCGTCGGCGCCGCGCACCACCGCACCGACTGTGTCGCAGGCGCTCTCTGCGGCCTGGTCGAGCGGACGTTCGTAGTTCCACAGGCGGGCAAATGCGGGCCGCTCGCCCAGCGAGGCGAGCAGCCGCGCATGGGCCGCGCGCGCCTTGTCGGTCGGCTGGTGGAAGGGCGGGTGGCCGCCGGCGCGGGCGAAACGGGT of the Massilia violaceinigra genome contains:
- the cphA gene encoding cyanophycin synthetase, whose translation is MNIIEQRVLRGPNRWSRLTCLQTIIDAGELSGMAPGFTDALLAQLPGMAGRRSYATLAHAAEQVALELQTMAGTPVSFGLTGKVDETHWRIVVAYQREQVAVEAMALALDVVQALARGEAQDWSGRLEALHEVAERGAIGTSTAAVVNAAQARGIPAVRLTDEANLFQLGWGSRQKRLQATVTGDTSTIAVGIASNKQLTKTLLEQGGIPVPRGGVVSTSDEAVALATRLRFPVAVKPLDANQGKGVTTQCTDAGTVRTAFDFARQYGRRVIVERFIEGRDYRLLVIGGKLAAASLRRPPSITGDGTSTVQELVDLENRNPARGDGHTNILTRLRLDELALALLAEQGYTLDSVVPNGVEVQLRGNANLSTGGTAEDVTDRVHPSTREMCIRAAQIIGLDVAGIDVICSDISLCLRGQRGALIEVNAAPGIRMHEYPSQGQARNAGESIVEAMFGESDGRIPVIAVTGTNGKTTTSLMIAHAARLAGLRTGVTTTEGVFIDGHQIIDGDCAGYHSARTLLTTPSVDIAVLETARGGILKRGLAFDRCAVAVVLNVSADHLGLDGVETVAELAAVKAVVANAASRAVVLNADDRLCVAMSAQVSADVERIFFSMEPENPVLLRHLDNGGRAAWFQDNALILDDGLRRLELLRAERMPASLHGHARYNIANALAAAAALMGANFTPAQIGAALSTFVSDRDNNPLRSNIYSAQGVTIVVDYAHNPAAYAAMASMAQSLSGGRRIAVLTCPGDRREADLLDIGHTCAEGFDELFVYEADPRGRASGETARTILDGARRAGKDDHLLHAIVPVSDAFAAAMARCQPGDVLVFACGSNATALRETARYVDPAPGMPAAVPSVHQATVPLE
- a CDS encoding cyanophycinase; amino-acid sequence: MSETAHADPRRGSLLIIGGSEDREDDMQILERFIALCGGPDKRIAVLTAASRVPERMWAIYDAAFGGMNVTSRKPVHIASRAEANDAAMAAEVAQADGIFITGGDQKRLLALIGGTGLDEALHAALARGACIAGTSAGASAMSAHMLADGKADLHPEKGTVSLGAGIGFVQRVVIDQHFSQRQRLARLLTVVAQNPFLLGVGIDEDTALLIEAGGGIEILGAGAVTVIDGRHMVSNVADIRNRSVPEMVDVRLHLLPSGSRYGAAGDTATPAALSDFLKIVTNIA
- a CDS encoding methyltransferase; translated protein: MSASIISIDGHRLDQAPPIGIAGEERKAALHALGCALKQHGYAFTTVTPLTHSRVNARLASGWAHDLSGIFGWSRAFKPAVVNATLIDLMHDAEVINHDNGMLRSVLRASTLDGQLYLHSAYPTTAADAVFFGPDTYRFVRAMRASLGARMAPVRRAADIGCGAGPGAITIALVHPGAHVFAADINPAALVLTEINARIAGVTNLTPVDSNLLSSVDGQFDLIVANPPYLIDREQRAYRHGGGDLGAGLSVAIVDEAIKRLAPGGTLMLYTGAAIVANADPFRQAVEPRLRAAGFHWTYDEIDPDVFGEELDEAPYAYADRIAAVWLCATRPDGSA
- a CDS encoding iron-containing redox enzyme family protein, giving the protein MSNMQSTAFATPPVIAPRRCAPAATSCRALYDTLSQPDAPAGADAQAYLVGQLARAASHPCDLPDTAAGLNDWIAPRSAAIGTQYQQYLASRRDGAPRRFFTSKSHALYFLRCVAPTKLVDGAWLYGALQRWQENDFRPLVKTYVEELGDGLPDKNHVVLYQRLLDNHGCAEWDDLGGAHFTQGALQLALAHAGESFLPEMIGYNLGYEQLPLHLLITAYELNELGIDPYYFTLHITVDNGSTGHARDAVDALQRIAARAADPAEFYRRVREGYKLNELGENTNSVIASFDLEQELVRILAAKAVVGQNMHSDYCRVAGKTINAWLADPEQIPGLLRAFESTGWIKRGAAPQESRFWSLLQGDHAEMFGVFSSYEQQVLADWIATPAQAGGPATDAPRVASFRARQRALAPARSAPPKAHGARALIRYPYAGHAGEHEAENDQLRRLEQAVALAPSTSAAMKLLVAHMAPSRHHTATGLMATRMFVRLLG
- a CDS encoding isoaspartyl peptidase/L-asparaginase; this encodes MSTAHAIVVHGGAGTSRENEDGCTLAAGLALAALRRGGDALDAAVAAVVSMEDDGRFNAGTGSVLCLDGQTIEMDAAVMDTRGRLGGVACITQVKNPVLVARAVADSPHWLLAGDGATRFARAGGHPPFHQPTDKARAAHARLLASLGERPAFARLWNYERPLDQAAESACDTVGAVVRGADGHFAVASSTGGSAPSLLGRVGDTPIIGSGFYAGPDGAVAATGIGEQIVRHLLAFTVYQWIAAGTPLEQALQRGINLFDPAVAVGLIAVSYTEQATCSNRAMPRAIIREFA